A genome region from Glutamicibacter arilaitensis Re117 includes the following:
- the cydB gene encoding cytochrome d ubiquinol oxidase subunit II — translation MDWLPTLWFIVIAVLWCGYLFLEGFDLGVGMLIGLGGSTEKRKRLLLNTIGPVWDGNEVWLLTAGGATFAAFPHWYASLFSALYIPLTIVLVALIFRAVAIEYRGKAITAPTRKAWDLALGLGSLVAAFGVGAMLALTTLGLPLNENGDRIGGPFAWLNWQAILGGTAVVAFCWIHALAFLRLKTDGKVRHQAGKLVGRWLPLAILPLVAWALLVLLDNDSAIAWAVMGVAVISLLVSMMTGRAGREGISFIALGITLLAGVAAIFTAAYPVVLPSSIDPAFDLTVANASSSSYTLKLMSIVAAFGVPLVLAYQSWSYWVFRKRLREEHIPETHRVVSIIK, via the coding sequence ATGGATTGGCTTCCTACACTCTGGTTCATCGTGATTGCGGTGCTCTGGTGCGGTTACTTGTTCCTCGAAGGCTTTGACCTTGGAGTTGGCATGCTCATCGGACTTGGCGGTTCCACCGAGAAACGCAAGCGACTGCTGCTGAACACCATCGGCCCGGTCTGGGACGGCAATGAGGTCTGGCTGCTCACCGCCGGCGGAGCGACCTTCGCCGCGTTCCCACACTGGTACGCGTCGCTGTTCTCAGCCCTGTACATTCCACTGACCATAGTGCTCGTGGCACTGATTTTCCGAGCCGTCGCGATCGAATACCGCGGAAAAGCCATCACCGCGCCAACCCGGAAAGCCTGGGATCTGGCCTTGGGACTGGGCTCCTTGGTGGCTGCCTTCGGCGTGGGCGCGATGCTGGCGCTAACCACCTTGGGCTTGCCGCTGAATGAAAATGGAGACCGCATCGGCGGGCCTTTCGCGTGGCTTAACTGGCAAGCGATCCTCGGCGGCACAGCAGTGGTTGCATTCTGCTGGATCCACGCCTTGGCTTTCCTCCGGCTGAAAACCGATGGAAAGGTCCGCCACCAAGCAGGAAAGCTGGTTGGCCGCTGGCTGCCGCTAGCAATCCTGCCGTTGGTTGCATGGGCGCTGCTGGTCCTGCTGGACAACGATTCCGCGATTGCCTGGGCAGTGATGGGGGTAGCGGTCATCAGCCTGCTCGTTTCCATGATGACCGGTCGTGCCGGACGCGAAGGAATCTCCTTCATCGCCTTGGGCATCACCTTGCTGGCCGGCGTTGCCGCCATCTTCACCGCTGCCTACCCGGTCGTACTGCCCTCAAGCATCGACCCGGCCTTCGACCTGACCGTGGCCAATGCGTCGAGCAGCAGCTACACCTTGAAGCTGATGAGCATCGTTGCAGCCTTCGGTGTTCCGCTGGTCTTGGCCTACCAATCCTGGAGCTACTGGGTCTTCCGCAAGCGCTTGCGTGAAGAGCACATCCCCGAGACCCACCGCGTGGTCTCGATTATCAAGTAA
- a CDS encoding cytochrome ubiquinol oxidase subunit I: MDALEIARWQFGITTVYHFLMVPLTIGLGLTVATLQTMWHRTGNEHWLRMTKFWGKLFLINFIMGVATGIVQEFQFGMAWSEYSRYVGDVFGAPLAMEALLAFFVESTFLGLWIFGWKKLPKRIHLATIWCASLATILSAYFILVANSWMQHPVGTKIVDGRAVMTDAWAVFTNNTALVTFPHTIFGAFAVAGGFLLGISWFHLYRRRSEGIDTVDANGRVVVGEDLSRGKSRDKVDYQVWIKSLRIGAAVAMVAFLGVALSGHEQAKLMFEQQPMKMAAAEAACHDGTGFSVLSLGDITAQGATNCDNVVAVFEIPGILSYLANGDFTTEIKGVNTLIPEYQEKYGKYYPNDEAFGQYAGQEINYLPVMEVTYWGFRMMITLGGLSALAAGIALWVTRKGTVPHSKWLSRIALLSIAAPFGANATGWIFTEMGRQPFTVVPNPQMGGVDQVFMYTAASVSPTVTAGELLFSLITLTAIYGVLLVVELVLLARYIRGGVASAMPELEAEHEHANGPKDPSDDDDVLAFAY, from the coding sequence ATGGATGCTTTAGAGATTGCCCGTTGGCAATTCGGCATTACGACGGTCTACCACTTCCTGATGGTGCCCCTGACCATTGGACTTGGCCTGACAGTGGCCACGCTACAAACCATGTGGCATCGCACCGGCAACGAGCATTGGCTGCGGATGACAAAATTCTGGGGCAAGCTTTTTCTCATTAACTTCATCATGGGCGTAGCCACGGGCATCGTCCAAGAATTCCAATTCGGCATGGCCTGGAGCGAATACAGCCGCTATGTAGGAGACGTCTTCGGCGCTCCACTGGCCATGGAAGCGCTGCTGGCGTTCTTCGTAGAATCCACCTTCCTGGGACTGTGGATCTTTGGCTGGAAGAAACTACCTAAGCGCATCCACCTGGCAACCATCTGGTGCGCTTCTTTGGCCACCATCCTTTCGGCCTACTTCATCTTGGTCGCCAACTCATGGATGCAGCACCCAGTCGGCACAAAAATCGTCGACGGCCGCGCAGTGATGACCGACGCTTGGGCGGTATTCACCAACAACACCGCACTGGTGACCTTTCCGCACACCATCTTCGGCGCTTTCGCAGTAGCCGGAGGATTCCTGCTGGGCATCTCCTGGTTCCACCTCTATCGCCGCCGCAGTGAAGGCATCGACACCGTCGACGCCAATGGACGTGTTGTCGTGGGCGAAGACTTGAGCAGAGGCAAGAGCCGCGACAAGGTGGACTACCAAGTCTGGATCAAATCCCTGCGCATCGGCGCAGCAGTCGCCATGGTCGCGTTCCTCGGAGTCGCCCTGAGTGGCCACGAGCAGGCCAAGCTCATGTTCGAGCAACAGCCGATGAAAATGGCTGCAGCAGAAGCTGCCTGCCACGACGGAACCGGGTTCTCGGTGTTGTCCTTGGGGGACATCACGGCACAAGGAGCTACCAACTGCGACAACGTCGTAGCGGTCTTTGAAATCCCCGGCATCCTCTCCTACCTGGCCAACGGAGATTTCACCACGGAGATCAAGGGCGTGAACACCCTGATTCCGGAGTACCAAGAAAAATACGGAAAGTACTACCCGAACGATGAAGCGTTTGGCCAGTACGCCGGCCAAGAAATCAATTACCTGCCGGTGATGGAAGTAACCTATTGGGGCTTCCGCATGATGATCACCCTCGGCGGGCTCTCAGCCCTAGCCGCTGGCATCGCGCTATGGGTAACCCGCAAGGGGACCGTCCCGCACAGCAAGTGGCTCTCACGCATTGCGCTGCTGAGCATTGCGGCGCCGTTCGGTGCGAATGCCACCGGCTGGATCTTCACCGAAATGGGCCGGCAACCGTTCACCGTTGTCCCCAATCCGCAGATGGGCGGCGTGGACCAGGTGTTCATGTATACCGCAGCATCAGTCTCACCGACTGTCACCGCAGGAGAACTGTTGTTCTCGCTGATCACACTCACCGCCATCTACGGCGTACTGCTGGTCGTCGAGCTGGTACTGCTCGCCCGCTACATCCGTGGTGGTGTTGCATCAGCCATGCCAGAGCTTGAAGCGGAGCATGAGCATGCAAACGGTCCCAAGGACCCATCTGATGATGACGACGTGCTGGCTTTCGCCTACTAG